Below is a genomic region from Spirosoma radiotolerans.
GTCCTGCGTTCGGCTGGTAATGCTTTGCAGGACGTTATTGGTGTTGACTTTGTAATCGAGGTATTGAATATCCGAGAAACGTTTGCCTTTGCTGAGCCGCCAGGTATACGAAGCCGTCAGGATACTCTTTGGATTAAAATAATAATCAATACCCGCACGGGCATTATTATTTTGCCCTTTGAGACTACTCGTGGAGTTCTGCCGATACACAAAAGTGGTATCGTTGCTATACACTTCCTGATAGAGCGAACTTCGGCCGGGCGTATTTCGGAAAGAGGCTGTGTAATTGACGAAAAAGTTTAAATTTCTGCGCCGGTAGTTAATGTTAGCTGCTGCGCCAAAATTGGTTGGATAGCCCGTAATCACGTCAAACGAGCCATTGAAACCCTCTTTTCGTTCTTTCTTCAACACGATGTTGATGACACCGCCCATGCCTTCTGCCTCGTAGCGCGCCGATGGGTTGGTGATGACCTCCACCCGCTCAATCATACTGCCCTGCAGTTGTTGTAGGCCGCTTCCTCCCTTAAAACTCACCAGTCCGGAGGGCTTCCCGTCAATCAAAATACGAACGCTGTTGCTGCCCCGCAGGCTCACGTTTCCGTCACCATCCACAGCCACCGATGGAATATTTTTCAGAATATCGGAAGCTGTTCCCCCTGCATTGGCCAGGTCTTTTCCGACATTGAATATTCGTTTGTCCAGGGCTAGTTCCATCTGGCTTTTTTCTCCCCTGACAACGACTTCATCCAGCCGTTTGGCGCTCGCAACAAGCACGAGCGAGCCGAGTTGTTTATCCTGCTCATCTAGATTAATAGCCGGTGTAAGTTTCTCGCGATAAGATACGGCACTGACTTTCAAATAATAACGCCCTGGTTTAGTTTGTATCGCAAATACGCCCGACTCGTTGGCCACCACGCCGGTTACGAGAACGGAATCAGCCATTCGGTGCAGCTCAACCGTCGTAAACGGGATTGGGACTTTCTTCTCATCCACCAGTGTACCCCGAATCCAGGCCTGACGGGAGGCTGTCCCCTGGGCATATAGCAGCGGGGGAAATAAAAAGAAAACAAGAAGCAGATTGTTCGTAAAGGTCTTAGGCATAGTTGAGTGTTCAGCGCTGATCAATAAGAGCGGGAGAGACTTTTGAAACCGTATTTACTACGTAAAGACAAAGTGAACAGTCATCTACCAGCGTATCGTCAGTTTTCTACCCGATTTCAGCTTTTTGATGATTAGACAGTTACTGTACTTCCCCACTTAATTAGTGTAGGCAACTTTTAAGCGTATGGGCACTCACTGCATTAACCGGGAAAGCTGAAAGCAGCCGCCAGTAACATTGCCAGCTTCTCACTTAAGTACAATTTAGCAGTCTTTATAGCCACGGAAACAGTGAAGCGAAGTACTGGCTAATCAGGCTATTATGGCTTACTTTCTTACAACTAAATCTGGCATTCATACTCTTCGGTAACGCTACCGGTAGCGTTTGCAGAAAAAAAGTGCGTAAATTTCTTCTTTATGTCTGTTATTATTCGGAAGCTTATAAAGCTTTACTGTTATCAAAGTCTAAATAGCGTAGGGTCACTCCTAGAATAATACATAAAGATCGACTAGTATGATTGCTAAACTTACGTCTCCGGGTCCTGGTCGCCGTCAACCTTACGGCGATCTTGTCGATGTTTATAGCAACGCCTTTTCTCCTGCCTACAAACTTCAGTTCAACCCCAAAGATAAGACACCTAAGTATAGGCAAATTGTACAGTCGATTATTACCGATATTGAGCGGGGAGTCTTGAAAAACAATGAGCAACTACCCTCCATCAGCGAGTTGAGCGTGGAGTATTACCTTGCCCGGGACACCGTCGAGAAGGCTTACCGCGAACTTCGCGAGCGAGGCTATATTACCTCTGTGCAGGGTAAGGGCTATTATGTGCAGACCAATACGGATGCGAAGATCAAGATCCTGCTGGTTTTCAATAAGCTCAGTTCTTACAAAAAGATCATTTATTACGCTTTTCTGAAAGCGCTCGGCGACAAGGCAACGGTCGATCTACAAATTCACCATTACAACGCCTGTCATTTCCAGGAGATTATCGCAAAGAATCTGGGCAAGTATAACTACTACGTTGTTATGCCGCATTTTACGCAGGACCTGGATAAAGCGGATTATAGGCGAGTGCTTGCCTCCATCCCATCCAATGAACTGGTGCTGCTCGACAAAGATGTATCTGAACTGGAAGGGTCACCCCTGAGCGTTCATCAGAACTTCGACAAGGATATTTGCGGGGCACTGGAAAACGCTCAGGACTTGCTGGACAAGTACAATCGGATGGTCCTTATTTTACCCAGCGACGGCAACTATCCTGTCGAAATTGCTCATGGGTTCCGGTCATTCTGCATTAACTACAACAAAGAGTTCTCAATTAAGGAAAACGCCATCCATGAGCACTTGCAGGAAGGCACGGCGTATGTGGTCGTTGAAGAAACTGACTTATCGGAAGTAGTCAAAAAGGCCCGGCAATCAAATTACGAATTGGGTCATGACGTCGGCGTCATTTCGTTTAACGAAACGACACTCAAGGAGTTGTTGAATATTACCGTTATCACCACCGATTTCGAAGCGATGGGCTACACGGCAGCCTCGCTCCTGCTGGACAACAAGCGAATAAAAGTCAAAAACCCGTTTTACATGATCCGGCGCGGGTCGTTATAGGTGCTTACGCAGGTAGTATATATTTCCTACAAAAACAGGAAGTAGTCGTAAATGGTCCGGGTTACTTCCGCAATGGTTCGTTCCCGCACAGGTCCGTCTTTATGCGATGCTTTAACGAAGACGGAGATAGCCACATGACCAGCGTTGCCCGGTAGTGTGATAATGCCGACATCGCTGGCAGTCAGGCCAATTGTACCTGTTTTATGCAACACTTCAGTATCAGGCGGGAGGGCTCCTTTTAGGCGGGCAAGTCCTGTTTCGCAGCGTTTCATGATATCAAGAACCAAAGCCTGACTGGCTGGCTTCAACACCGGTTGCGTATACAGTTTCGTTAAGAGCAGCGTCATCGCTTCCGGGGTCGATGTGTCGCGCGGGTCATTCTCGAACGCTACATAACTGGCTTCTCGCGTTAAGGCCGTACTGAACCTGGCCAATGAATCATAGCGAGCAGACGACCAGGCCTGATTGGCCGCCATCGGTATTCCCACACAATCGGCAATGAGCCAGGCGGTTGGCCGGTCGACACGCAAGCCTTCAACGCCTATCCGCTTCATACAGGCGTTCACCGCAGCAGGGCCACCCGCCAGCCGAAGGCAAATATCTGTTGCACTGTTGTCGCTGATAAGCAGCATCAATTCAAGCAGGCTCCTGACCGATAGAGACAGGTCAGAATTTGAGGAGTTAGGCCAGTTGAACCGATCCGATAACATGCCGCTACCCGGATGGAAATCGCTCTTGGTGATGGGCACGAGCTGAGCCAGCGTCAGACTCCCGCTGTCTACGCGGGTTAGCAGTTGGGTAGCGATGGCTACTTTGTACGAGCTAGCCATGGGAAATCCTTCTTTCCCATTTTGCGTAATGGTCTTTCCTGTTTCAATGTGCGTGGCACAAATGCCCACTTTCCCGCCCGACATGTCGGACAGGCGCATAAGCTCCTGCGAAAGCCGGACCGGAACCGTAAAGGCGGCTGTGGGTTCGGCTAGTTTTGTTGCTTTCTGCTTTTGAGCAACAGACAAATTTGCCCAGAACAGGGCCGTAATGACCAGTAATTTTGTGTATTTGTTCATTGAGAAGTTTAGCGGAAAATATGGATTATTTTTTGGGCATGGCGGCTGTCATGGTCATTTCCACACTGGAACCAAACACCAGCTTCGCTACACCCACCGTTGTGCGGGCCGGGTACGTGCCTTCTTTAAAGAACTGCTTATAGATCGCGTTCATCTTCGAAAAATCATCCATATTACTTAGGTAGACCGTCACGCTCACTACATCATCGAGGGAAGCGCCAGCAGCCTCCAGTACGGTTTTTATGTTTTGGATAGTCTGGGTCGTTTCTGCTTCTACCCCACCCGACACCAGTTTGCCCGTTTGCGGGTCCGTGCCTACCTGCCCGGATACAAACAGCAGCCCATTGCTGATAACACCCGGACTGAACGGATATGGATTTGCCGGCGCTTTCCCAGGCTGAACGATTTTCTTGTTTTGACCAAAGGCCGAAAAGGTGATGCTAAAAGCTAGTAGACAGAGCAGAAGATGTTTCATAAAAGTAGATCTAAAAGTTTGATTGTAAGGATATTACCAAAGGAGCCGTTTAAACTTTAAAAATAGGTTGGCGATAAGTGTTCTTTGTCATTCCGACGCAGGAGGAATCTTCAGCAGGAGGGCTATTTTATTACACTTACCGAAAATTCCTCCTGCGTCGGAATGACAAATTCAGCCTAGTTAAAAAAAGTTTAATGAGCTTCGCTGATCGATACAACTGAAAAAGACATGAGTTTTGTCGACTGGATAAGCCAGGACTTACAAAATCACTTCGACAGAAACGCCCGCAACACAGTATTGTACTCTTCAGGGTCGTTCAGGTACGGAAAATGGCCTTTCTGATGAAAAGTATGCACCTGTGCTGTCGTGTAATATTGTTTTAGCTTGGCACGTAGTTCAGGAAGTATGAGCGGGTCATTATCGGATTCCAGAATCAACAGTGGGACTGCCGATTGTTTTCCGTCAATCGGCTGGAATTTATCGATCACACAATGGTATCGGGCCAGAAACTGCGCCTTCGACATGCGTCCGTATGCATTTTCGAGCAATTGCGCTCCAACCAGCGGGTTATTCTCAGAGGTGGGCAACACAACATTCGTCAGGTTTTGCCGGAGTGCGTTCATGACAGCCCATTCCGGCAGCCAGGAGGCCAGCGAAACGCGGCTATGGTTCAGTTCTTCGTAGACATCATTCTTCGGAAACGTATTGCCTAAAACCGCCTTTGTTACCCGTTGCGGATAGGTGGCCAGCAAGTATTGCGTCAGATAGCCGCCCAGCGAACTGCCAACGACAACCGTAGAATCGACATTTTCTTTATCGAGAATGGCCATGATGCCTTTTCCCAGTTCAGACAGATTATCGACCGGTGGGTAAGTAACGCTGATGACTCTGTAGTTAGGGCTAAACGCGTTCATCTGTTGCCACCAAAAGTCGTAGCCACCGGTCATTCCGTGCAGGAACAAGATGGTTCTAGGGCCTTTCCCCAGGGTCATATAGGTCCAGCTGTACCCTTGTGTGTCAATGGTACGCGTCGGTCGTTTGCGGAAGGCGGCCAGGCCATTAATTGGTGTCTTATCGGAGCCTGTATATAAGTCGAGTGCGTCTTTTTTAGGGGTAGGATACAGGTAAACCGCACTAATCAGGACAACGGGAAGGAGCCAGAGTAATCGTTTATTCATGCAAAGGAAGGAGTAAGAAGACAAGGTACGTGGGTAAAAATAAACACTTTAGCGGAATCCAAGTGAGTTTCTCTTTTTCGTTCATCTTTTATTTCAGAAAGTTATATCAAGCGTATTTTCAGGCTCGCTTGAGCTAAAGGCAATGTATCTTTTGGCGTTAGCCAATTGCTCAGAACGGTTAAAACGCAAAATGAGGACGGGGTTCGATTCCCGTCCTCATTTTATAAAACGCCTGACTTTCTGGCTACTCCTTTAGCCGTTTTGCCTTGGCATCAAACATATTCATCAGGCTCCCTTTGAGGTTATCGTCGTCAACTTTGGCCAGGTCAAGGTTAACATCGTAACCCTGAGCCGTAAAGTATAGGGAAAGTTTATCCGTCCCTTCTTCGATCTTGGTAATTGGAATGGCTCCCTTGGTGGTGTCGGCAGGCGTGGTGATCTCTCCCGTTAATTTACCGTCTTTCCGAACCAGATTAGCCACCAGTTGTGCATCGCCATTGGGTGTTCCTACCACCATAATGTCCCATTTCCCGGCAAAGAAGTCGGCGGGCGCGGGCGCTTGTGCAATACCGTTCATAGCAACGCTCAACAGCATAAAGAAGAAAAGGACGCTTGTTTTTTTCATGATATTAAAGAGTTAAAGGTGAATTGTTAGGAAAAAAAAATTAATTACTGACCAGCGGAACCCAGTACGGCTTCGACACCCATCACCACCATCAGACTGCCGAGTGCTTCCTTTGGATTGGTAAAGACAAAGTACACGTCGTGCGGCTTGCCATCCAGCGGAACAGGGAGTTTAACGGGAACCGTTAATACAGACGGCTTGAAATCCATTTTATCGGAAGGCTCCAGAAATGAAGACTCCCCAACTAATTTACCCGTTGGGCTGTCCAGGTGCACCTCAACCTTGCCTCCTTTTGCATTCAGTTGAGGTTTAGGCGCAGTAGCCATGATGTGAAATTCTGTAACACCATTCAGATCGACTTGCTTCATGGTTATGTAAGCGCCCGACTTGCTGGGAATGGCCAGGTTGTTGCCACCGTAAGACATTTTATTTACGTTGTCGTAAGCATCAAAACTATGCACATCAGCTTTCGCATTCCGCAATACGAACGTCTGTTCCGACTTCAGTGATGGCAGGCCTTTTGCGCCTTTGTCTTCGTAAGAAGCCCGTACAATGTATATACCTTTGCCCTTGTCGCCTGCGGGCAGGTTAGCCGTATAGTTACCCTTTACCGGCAACGCACTGGCAGCAGTGGCTTCACTCGATACGCTGAGAATGTACTTAACCATTTCGGCGGCATCGGCGGTTGAGAGTTGCGGGTGGGCCGCCATAGCGGTTTCACCCCAAACGCCACTACCGCCCGAAATTACTTTTTTCGTCAGTCGCTCCAGCGCTGCATTATCGCCCCTGTATTTCTTGGCGACATCCATGTACGCTGGTCCAATCGACTTTTTATTCAGGCTGTGGCACGCTTTACAATCGCCCGCTTCGATGAGCTTTTTTCCGCCCGCCAACAGTGCTCCGGCATCAGCCGACCGGTGGCCCTGTGCGATAGCAACCTGATCGAAACCTTCGGGTAGGTAATCGATATTAACCGCAACTCGTTCTGGATCAATGCCTTTTCCCAACGTACCATCTTCTTTGTCGCTTACCTTCACATCGTACCGGAACGGTTTATTCGGTGTAAAGAATGACTTGTTGCCACCCGGCATTTCGACCGTCAGTACCGGTGCTTCGTTTCCTACGGTAATATCCATCGACTGCGAGCTGATACCGCCTTTCCCATCGTTCACCGTCAGGGTCGCTTTGTAGACACCGGCCTGGGCCAGCGTCAGATTAGCATCGGCCGTGTTGATTACCTTATTGAATTTGGCCGCTTTATTGAGAGATGTAATCTTCCAGGCATACGTCAGGGCGTCGCCGTCACTATCCGTCGTACCTTTCGCGGTCAGCTTCAGATTCATTGGTGCCGATCCTCCCAGTTTGTTAGCCGCGACCTGCACTTGTGGCTTGCGGTTTCCTCCGTTGTACTCGATGCGAATCAGGCGGGCATCGTCATTGGCCGTAAACCAGCCGGAGCCGTATTCGAGCATGTACAGATCACCATTGTCGGCAAACTCCATATCCATTGGATTGGAAAATTTGTAACTCGGCATGAACCGCTCCATCGACTGATAATTACCAACCGAATCCATGGTCACAGCCATGATCCAGCCGCGCATCCAGTCGTACGCCAACAGTTTACCGTCGTAGTATTTCGGAAACGCCTGGGACGCACCCTTGAAGTCGTCGGCGTAGAAGACTGGTCCCGCCATGGCATTACGACCACCGGCACCCACCAACGGAAACTCAGGCGAACCATCGTACGGATACCAGATGAAGGCTTTCTGGGCCGGGGGGAGCACGGTCAGACCCGTGTTGTTGGGCGAGGTATTGGTAGGCGCATTAACGTCCCACTTATCACCCGACTTGCTGGCGGCAAAGTCGTATTTGGTATATGCTTTATTATCACCCACGAAATGTGGCCAGCCGAAGTTACCGGCCTTACGCGCCTGACCCACTTCGTCATGTCCGGCAGGACCCCGATTGGCATCGGGTTTGGCCGCATCAGGCCCCACCTCGCCCCAGTATACGTAACCGGTTTTGGGATCAACCGAGATGCGGAATGGGTTACGGTGGCCCATGGTGTAAATTTCAGGGCGCGTTTTTGGGGTGCCTTTAGCAAACAGATTGCCTTCCGGAATCGTATAGGTGCCGTCGGGCTGGGGTTTGATGCGGATAATCTTACCGCGCAGGTCGTTGGTGTTGGCCGACGACTTCTGGGCATCCCAGGCACTGCGTCCTTCCCGCTCGTCGCTGGGGCTGTAGCCATTTGATCCGTGCGGATTTGTATTGTCGCCCGTCGAGAGGTACAGGTTACCCGATCGGTCCCAGGCAATCGAGCCGCCGGTATGGCAGCATTCCTCGCGTTGGGTAGCCACATCCAGCAATACTTTTTTAGACACCATATCCAGCTCGTCGCCTTTCAGGTCGAAGCGAGCCAGTACGTTTTTAGATTCGCTGGGGTCTGAATAGTAAAGGTATATCCAATGATTCTGAGCAAAGTTCGGGTCTTTGTTCAGGCCCATCAGCCCATCTTCTCCCATCGACTCTTTGCCTTCTTTGCTGACATATTTGGTGCTGACGGGAATTCGGGCAATGGTTTTTAGCTCTTTGGTTTTGATGTTGTATAACTGAACTTCTCCCTTGCGCTGAATGAACAGCACACGTCCGTCACCCAATACGCACAGTTCCATTGGCTCGTCGAGCTTTTCGGCTAAAATGGCTTTGTTGAACCGGTTTTCTTCAGGCCGGGCTTTGGAAAAATCAAGCGGTTTGGGTGCATCACCACCGGTCGTGTATTGAATACCCGCCCACAAATGATTCAAGAACAACGGCTCAGCGAATGACTCGTCGGTATGACCCATCGCGGTATAAAACGAACGGCCACCGTCGTAGGTCTGATACCAGCTCATGGGGTGAAAATCAGGATTTTTACCGCCGGTATAGCTCTTTTCGTCAATCTTGAGGACGACGTTTATTTTGGGCGAAATATCTTTGAAGCTATAAAACTCATCGGTTCGTTCGAACTCGTCGGGCATGCCTTTTGTCGCCCAGTGGTTCTTCATGGCTACGATGAACTTGCCTTTCTGTACATTGTTAGGCATCGGGTGGTCGAGAAAATAAGCGCCCGCCAGTTTCCCGTACCAGGGCCATTCATATTCCGTATCCGTAGCCGCGTGAATACCCACATAACCGCCACCGGCCTGGATATAGCGCTCAAATGACGATTGTTCTTCGTTATTCAGGACATCGCCCGTCGTGTTGAGGAAGATAACCGTGTTGTATTTCTTGAGATTCGCTTCGGTAAACTGCGTCGCATCTTCGGTAAAGCTCACGCCAAATCCCTTCTCCGCCGACATTTTAGCCAGTGCCTTTTTACCCGCTTCGATGGACTGATGCCGGAACGCGGCCGTTTTACTAAAAACTAATACGTTGATTTTGGGGGATTGGGCCTGTACAGCCAATGTAGCCAGCCACAAACCCCATGAAAGGGCACAGGCTAGTAGACGGTTAGCGCTCATTTCTGAAACTGTTTACGGACGATTGATAAGCAAATGTAGCAGTAAATTTTTTATTGTCTTTTTTTTAGACAATAAATTTTATTCAATTCTATATTTGCACCGTTATAATCTCAGCGTATTTCAGCTCATTACGTATGCCTTCCTTACACGAACAGGACTATATTCAACAGCTTTCCATTGATTGCATCATTTTTGGCTACCAAGACAAGCAACTCAACGTCTTAATTCCTAAGCTTAAATTCTGGGGTGATTTTTGGGCGTTGCC
It encodes:
- a CDS encoding GntR family transcriptional regulator, whose amino-acid sequence is MIAKLTSPGPGRRQPYGDLVDVYSNAFSPAYKLQFNPKDKTPKYRQIVQSIITDIERGVLKNNEQLPSISELSVEYYLARDTVEKAYRELRERGYITSVQGKGYYVQTNTDAKIKILLVFNKLSSYKKIIYYAFLKALGDKATVDLQIHHYNACHFQEIIAKNLGKYNYYVVMPHFTQDLDKADYRRVLASIPSNELVLLDKDVSELEGSPLSVHQNFDKDICGALENAQDLLDKYNRMVLILPSDGNYPVEIAHGFRSFCINYNKEFSIKENAIHEHLQEGTAYVVVEETDLSEVVKKARQSNYELGHDVGVISFNETTLKELLNITVITTDFEAMGYTAASLLLDNKRIKVKNPFYMIRRGSL
- the bla gene encoding class A beta-lactamase, whose translation is MNKYTKLLVITALFWANLSVAQKQKATKLAEPTAAFTVPVRLSQELMRLSDMSGGKVGICATHIETGKTITQNGKEGFPMASSYKVAIATQLLTRVDSGSLTLAQLVPITKSDFHPGSGMLSDRFNWPNSSNSDLSLSVRSLLELMLLISDNSATDICLRLAGGPAAVNACMKRIGVEGLRVDRPTAWLIADCVGIPMAANQAWSSARYDSLARFSTALTREASYVAFENDPRDTSTPEAMTLLLTKLYTQPVLKPASQALVLDIMKRCETGLARLKGALPPDTEVLHKTGTIGLTASDVGIITLPGNAGHVAISVFVKASHKDGPVRERTIAEVTRTIYDYFLFL
- a CDS encoding RidA family protein — its product is MKHLLLCLLAFSITFSAFGQNKKIVQPGKAPANPYPFSPGVISNGLLFVSGQVGTDPQTGKLVSGGVEAETTQTIQNIKTVLEAAGASLDDVVSVTVYLSNMDDFSKMNAIYKQFFKEGTYPARTTVGVAKLVFGSSVEMTMTAAMPKK
- a CDS encoding alpha/beta fold hydrolase — protein: MNKRLLWLLPVVLISAVYLYPTPKKDALDLYTGSDKTPINGLAAFRKRPTRTIDTQGYSWTYMTLGKGPRTILFLHGMTGGYDFWWQQMNAFSPNYRVISVTYPPVDNLSELGKGIMAILDKENVDSTVVVGSSLGGYLTQYLLATYPQRVTKAVLGNTFPKNDVYEELNHSRVSLASWLPEWAVMNALRQNLTNVVLPTSENNPLVGAQLLENAYGRMSKAQFLARYHCVIDKFQPIDGKQSAVPLLILESDNDPLILPELRAKLKQYYTTAQVHTFHQKGHFPYLNDPEEYNTVLRAFLSK
- a CDS encoding ThuA domain-containing protein → MSANRLLACALSWGLWLATLAVQAQSPKINVLVFSKTAAFRHQSIEAGKKALAKMSAEKGFGVSFTEDATQFTEANLKKYNTVIFLNTTGDVLNNEEQSSFERYIQAGGGYVGIHAATDTEYEWPWYGKLAGAYFLDHPMPNNVQKGKFIVAMKNHWATKGMPDEFERTDEFYSFKDISPKINVVLKIDEKSYTGGKNPDFHPMSWYQTYDGGRSFYTAMGHTDESFAEPLFLNHLWAGIQYTTGGDAPKPLDFSKARPEENRFNKAILAEKLDEPMELCVLGDGRVLFIQRKGEVQLYNIKTKELKTIARIPVSTKYVSKEGKESMGEDGLMGLNKDPNFAQNHWIYLYYSDPSESKNVLARFDLKGDELDMVSKKVLLDVATQREECCHTGGSIAWDRSGNLYLSTGDNTNPHGSNGYSPSDEREGRSAWDAQKSSANTNDLRGKIIRIKPQPDGTYTIPEGNLFAKGTPKTRPEIYTMGHRNPFRISVDPKTGYVYWGEVGPDAAKPDANRGPAGHDEVGQARKAGNFGWPHFVGDNKAYTKYDFAASKSGDKWDVNAPTNTSPNNTGLTVLPPAQKAFIWYPYDGSPEFPLVGAGGRNAMAGPVFYADDFKGASQAFPKYYDGKLLAYDWMRGWIMAVTMDSVGNYQSMERFMPSYKFSNPMDMEFADNGDLYMLEYGSGWFTANDDARLIRIEYNGGNRKPQVQVAANKLGGSAPMNLKLTAKGTTDSDGDALTYAWKITSLNKAAKFNKVINTADANLTLAQAGVYKATLTVNDGKGGISSQSMDITVGNEAPVLTVEMPGGNKSFFTPNKPFRYDVKVSDKEDGTLGKGIDPERVAVNIDYLPEGFDQVAIAQGHRSADAGALLAGGKKLIEAGDCKACHSLNKKSIGPAYMDVAKKYRGDNAALERLTKKVISGGSGVWGETAMAAHPQLSTADAAEMVKYILSVSSEATAASALPVKGNYTANLPAGDKGKGIYIVRASYEDKGAKGLPSLKSEQTFVLRNAKADVHSFDAYDNVNKMSYGGNNLAIPSKSGAYITMKQVDLNGVTEFHIMATAPKPQLNAKGGKVEVHLDSPTGKLVGESSFLEPSDKMDFKPSVLTVPVKLPVPLDGKPHDVYFVFTNPKEALGSLMVVMGVEAVLGSAGQ